TTTTTTCCGTTTTCGAAAATCCCAAAGACAGTATTCGTATTACCAACGTCGACTACTAGAAGCATTTTAGTTTAGGGAATGGAAGTCTTCCGGACTGTCCACAAAATCCAACTTAGTCCCGGAAGGAGTTTTTAAGATTAAGGAACCGCTTTCACTCAGTCCCTCCAATACTCCCGTTCGCAACTGTCCATTTTCGGTGTAACTGACGGATTGCCCTTTCCAAAGAAGGAGTTCGTTTAACAAAATAAGTTCCTTTTTTCTTCCTTCCGTATCTTTCCAAAGAAGTATCGCTTCGTTCAAAAATGGTATCAACTTTTCCACGATCTCGTTTTTTTTACCCGCTCGATTCGGGTTTGTATTCAAATAACCGGCGTCCGTAAGATGAACCGGAATCGATTCCTTTTTTCCATACAAGTTCATTCCGATTCCTACAATCAAAGTGGCAGAAGAACCTTCGACTTCCGTCTCTATTAGAATTCCTGCAATCTTTTTGTTACCTCGGTATAAATCATTCGGCCATTTGATTTTGATTTCCCGAGTGAGTTCCGGGTATACGGAAAGAATCGCCTTACAAACTGCGGTGCCTATAAAAAGCGATAATCCCGGCCCTCCGTCAAAATTTTCCAGACCGATTTTCCCGGAAAAAATCAAAGACTCTTCACCGAACGTTTCCCAAGTTCGATCCTTTCTTCCTCTTCCGGCGGTCTGCTCCTCCGCTACGATCCAAGTTCCGTGCGGGAACTCCTGACTTTTGATGACCGAGTTTGTGGAGGTTACGGAATCCATAAAGATTCCCTTTTCCGGCTGAAGTAATACGTTCTGCATGACCGTTACCATCGCGAGGTCATTTGGTTTACGCAAGTAGAAAAAAAGCCAAACCCGTATCGTTTCTTACGAAATGATAATTTGAATGAACGGACGAGACTCTAGATTGAGCGAACCCGTAAGGTTCGGTAGAGAAGTATAAATTTCGAAACAAAAGGATTTTAAATTCCATTCGGAACTTGATACAGAATTTCCACCGGAATTTACAATAGAGTTGTTGAAAAATGAATTTTCCTTCTGTTTCCGTTTCATTGAAACAAACGGACGATTACTGATTCCTATAAAATAGAATACCGTTCATTTGAGCAAATCCCGCGTTGAGTGAGACGCAGAATTTTGGACACTCTATTATGTAAAGATGAACAAAACAGTTTTTTAACTTCGCTATAGAATTCTTCAACAACTCTGATAATAAAAACCCGTTCAATGTTCACACTACCAAAGGACGCAATCTGCGGGAACCAAGTAGTCTTATTACGAATTTACCGAATGATTATAACTGATTTCTCTTAAAGTTTTAATGCCCGACTTTTAAACCATTCCAAATGCCAATTCGAAAAGTTATAGATAGACAATCGATTGATAATCAACGCCCCGTGTAAAAGTCAATCTGGAACGCGTCCATCTTTGATTTCTTCCAAAAACGGATCAGACCAATCCTTCCTTAAAAATCGAGTCAATTCTATGCAAAATGAAATTTTCCTTTTCCGAAGAAAAACGGGCTTGTTTCAAATCGGAAACCAAAATCTGTAATTCTTTTTGTATTTGAGAATCAAATCTTCTGAAATCGGGAACCCAAAGAGAATTGAGATCTCCCGGCTCGGCCTTCCAAAGACCTCTTGCATATTCTCTCCTTCTGGCTTCCAAATCCTTTTTAGAAACCGAAGAGATGAGATACGCATAAAGTGCATCCACCCATTCTTCCATATTGGAAGCCGGATTGAATCCGTGAAAACAAGTCAAGTGAACGACATTGCTAAAATTCCTGACAATCCTGATCTCGGTCCTATGAAAACTGGAAGCGAGAATCGGACATGCGGATTTAGATTCCTGTGTGTACCAGTTTTTTCTTCTCGAAGGAAGAAACCTCTTATGAACTCCTCTCGTAATTCCAGATTGTAAATGATTTTGCAGCGCGAGAGAATCTTTCGGATCGAATTCTAACTTCACATCCAACAGCCAAACCTTAGCGCCTTTTCGACTCAACTCCTCCCAATCGGAATGTAAGAATATTCTATTTCTCGCATATTGAGATTTTGGAATACAAGTTTTAAAATGTTTTTCGGGGATTCCGGAAGCCTCCACCATCTCTTTCGTAAACAGAAAGAAATTATTATCTCCGGTTGCAATTCCTCTCGTAAATTTTCCGAACTCCGTTAGCGGGACAAAATGACCGAATTTTTTTCTTTCAAAATCCATCTTCTTTTCGCCGGTATACGTTTTCTTTTCGAGTCGATGAAAGATGGGACTCCACTTCTCCTCCGGATCGGGAAAGGAAATCCAATCCGTCTGAATCGATTCGACGGAGCTTAAAGGAAGTTTAGATGTATCGGAAAAGAACCCGGGCTTGAGTCTCGTCCAATAAAATCCCGACTTTCTTTCTTTTTCAGAATTTTCTAATAGAAGAATACAAGAACTTGTAATCGCTTCGTCGAAAAGGCTGTCCTGAGGGGAAAAAAGAAACAAGGAATGTAACAAACCGGATTCTTGTAATGCCGACTTGATAAAAACTCCGTAACCGGAATTGAAAAAATCTTGAGGAACGAGAAAGGCAGCCCGACCTCCCACATTGATTAGATTTAAACATTTCAATAAAAAGAAAACATAAAGGTTTGCCGTTCCCGGAAGTTTTCTATCCGATTGTCCTTCAAATTGCTGAATCAATTCTCTGGAATAATTTTTATCGCTGATCTTTCGATATGGAGGATTGCATAGAATGGCATCAAATTTCTGATTCTCTTTCTGTAACAAAAAATCGCGATCGTAAAAACTAAGTATACTAGCTTTCGAGATCCTATTTTCAAGTGCGCTACGACTAGCACTCAGGCATTGCGTATCCAAATCAAAGCCAACCCATTCGGCATCGAGATTAGGAAGTTTATCAAGAACACTTTCGAAAAATATTCCGTTTCCAATCGCGGGGTCCAGTATACGTTTCAAACCTTCTTGGGAAGCGATACGTTCAGCCCCCAAAATCCAATCTACCAGGAAACCGGCAACCCTTTCGGGTGTAAAAAACTGTCCTAGGAATTTATTTTTATTTTTTCGACTTACCTCTTGAGACATTTATACAGTACAATTCCAATCATTCATTAGTAGCTTCAAACAAAATCAATTTTTTTATGCTTCTATATCCAACAGCCCGATATCAGTCAAAGACAAAAGTTTCAGAATAGGAGAAGCTAACAACTAGTAAATTATTTAACTATATTGCTCATTGTTAGACCACTCTCAGTATACTATCAATTAGAGATTCAGAATCGCAGAGTATTTTTTAAGCGGACATTAAAACAAGAGCCGTATACAGCTTTCTTAAGTAAAACGAGTTTAGAACAAACTCCAACTTAAAATCAAACTCATCGAATACCTATCGTAACCCATTATTACTGTTAGGACTTTTAATTTATTAAAATCTAAAGAACAAAATCATTTCTTATAGAATTATTCTCTCGTTCGTTTATTCCAAAATTTTTACGCTTGTTTCGATTCGTATACAGTTATTAGATAGAAGAATCTTTTTGTTGATCGGTTTTACTCATCCCTACATAATAGAATACCCTTAATTTGAGTACAAATCCCGTTTTTAGGCGCAGAATTTTGGACACTCTATTATGTAGGGATCGGTAGTATGTACTCATTTGTTAGAAAAATTTATTTGAGACTTGTCCGAAATAGAAAACAAATGCCGAATTCAAAGATCAAACCCAATATTTTTCGACTCTTTAACCGATTTGTCTCCATCGTTCCGGAAGAAACGACTCGACCAACTCCGGGGGCTCTTTTACTGATCCCTATAAAATAGAGTTCCATTAATTTGAGTACAAATCCCGCTTTTAGGCGCAGAATTTTGGACACTCTATTATGTAGGGATGAGTAGGAAAATTTTTTTGGATAAAAGCCTGTTATACTTTATAACCAGATAGCTAAAATTTATATGCCGAATCGAAAGTAGAATGTGAAGACCGCCCGGAAGCTTAAATAATATTATAAAAATCGAATAGAGCTGATAACGGTAGCAAGTTCGCTAACAAGATAATTTGGAGGCATCTCGTCGCTGTTATACGTAAGAAGAGTCATTCTCTTTTGATTGGCGATCATATAGACCATCCAGAAACGTTCCTCCTTCACGAATTCGCAAGCCATAATCTTGTTGCCCTCTTCGTTTTCGAAAGACGCAATCTTATCTTCTTCGAAATCGATTTTGTGCGTTTCGAGATATCTTTTCAATTCTTCTCCGAGATCATAGCTTCCGGATTTATTCTCAAAAGCATAGACT
The nucleotide sequence above comes from Leptospira weilii. Encoded proteins:
- a CDS encoding N-6 DNA methylase, which codes for MSQEVSRKNKNKFLGQFFTPERVAGFLVDWILGAERIASQEGLKRILDPAIGNGIFFESVLDKLPNLDAEWVGFDLDTQCLSASRSALENRISKASILSFYDRDFLLQKENQKFDAILCNPPYRKISDKNYSRELIQQFEGQSDRKLPGTANLYVFFLLKCLNLINVGGRAAFLVPQDFFNSGYGVFIKSALQESGLLHSLFLFSPQDSLFDEAITSSCILLLENSEKERKSGFYWTRLKPGFFSDTSKLPLSSVESIQTDWISFPDPEEKWSPIFHRLEKKTYTGEKKMDFERKKFGHFVPLTEFGKFTRGIATGDNNFFLFTKEMVEASGIPEKHFKTCIPKSQYARNRIFLHSDWEELSRKGAKVWLLDVKLEFDPKDSLALQNHLQSGITRGVHKRFLPSRRKNWYTQESKSACPILASSFHRTEIRIVRNFSNVVHLTCFHGFNPASNMEEWVDALYAYLISSVSKKDLEARRREYARGLWKAEPGDLNSLWVPDFRRFDSQIQKELQILVSDLKQARFSSEKENFILHRIDSIFKEGLV
- a CDS encoding biotin--[acetyl-CoA-carboxylase] ligase, whose amino-acid sequence is MQNVLLQPEKGIFMDSVTSTNSVIKSQEFPHGTWIVAEEQTAGRGRKDRTWETFGEESLIFSGKIGLENFDGGPGLSLFIGTAVCKAILSVYPELTREIKIKWPNDLYRGNKKIAGILIETEVEGSSATLIVGIGMNLYGKKESIPVHLTDAGYLNTNPNRAGKKNEIVEKLIPFLNEAILLWKDTEGRKKELILLNELLLWKGQSVSYTENGQLRTGVLEGLSESGSLILKTPSGTKLDFVDSPEDFHSLN